From the Candidatus Reconcilbacillus cellulovorans genome, one window contains:
- a CDS encoding pseudouridine synthase: protein MLERLQKVLAAAGLGSRRKCEEWIAAGRVAVNGKTVTRLGVKVDPERDRISVDGRPVRVPPKNKKVYLMLHKPKGYLSSVSDPFGRKTVVDLVRDVGARVYPVGRLDADTEGLLLLTDDGDFAHLLTHPRYGVPKTYLATVRGVPHGSLLERLRRGIRLEDGVTAPAQVEYEDVDLERDEAVIRVTIREGRKRQVRRMFEAIGHPVERLVRVGIGPLRLGSLPVGRYRPLTEKEVDLLRAAARRTHKLHNSGDGS, encoded by the coding sequence ATGCTCGAAAGGTTGCAGAAGGTGCTGGCGGCGGCGGGACTCGGTTCCCGGCGCAAATGCGAGGAATGGATCGCGGCCGGACGCGTCGCCGTCAACGGGAAAACGGTCACCCGGCTCGGCGTCAAGGTCGATCCCGAGCGCGACCGCATTTCGGTCGACGGCCGGCCGGTGCGCGTTCCGCCGAAGAATAAGAAAGTTTATTTGATGCTTCATAAACCGAAGGGGTATTTAAGCAGCGTATCCGATCCGTTCGGCCGCAAGACGGTCGTTGATCTCGTCCGCGACGTCGGTGCGCGTGTCTATCCGGTCGGCCGGCTCGACGCCGACACGGAAGGATTGCTGCTGCTTACGGACGACGGGGATTTCGCGCACTTGTTGACGCACCCGCGTTACGGCGTTCCGAAAACGTATCTGGCGACCGTTCGCGGCGTTCCGCACGGTTCGCTGTTGGAAAGGCTTCGGCGGGGCATTCGGTTGGAGGACGGTGTGACGGCGCCTGCGCAGGTCGAATACGAAGACGTCGATCTGGAACGCGACGAGGCCGTCATCCGGGTGACGATCCGCGAAGGAAGGAAGCGTCAGGTGCGCCGCATGTTCGAAGCGATCGGTCATCCCGTCGAACGGCTCGTCCGCGTCGGGATCGGTCCGCTTCGGCTCGGCTCGCTGCCGGTCGGGCGCTACCGGCCGCTGACGGAAAAAGAGGTCGATCTGTTGCGGGCGGCCGCCCGTCGGACACACAAACTTCACAATTCCGGCGACGGAAGCTGA
- a CDS encoding spore maturation protein: MYDTVAALSGWLVPIVVVSVPLYAALRGVAVYESFVEGARDGFDTAVRLIPHLVGMMAAIAVFRASGALDLLLDWIRPALDKVGVPAETAPLALLRPLTGSGSLAFVVELMRQHGADSLVARIASTVQGSTETTLYVITVYLGAVGIRNGRYALKVGLMSDVVGFFASVWICRWVFGPT; the protein is encoded by the coding sequence GTGTATGATACCGTCGCGGCGCTGTCGGGATGGCTCGTACCCATCGTGGTTGTCTCGGTTCCTCTCTACGCCGCGCTGCGCGGGGTTGCCGTCTACGAATCGTTCGTCGAGGGCGCCAGGGACGGGTTTGATACGGCGGTTCGCCTCATTCCTCATCTGGTCGGCATGATGGCGGCGATCGCCGTTTTTCGCGCTTCGGGAGCGCTTGATCTGCTGCTGGACTGGATTCGGCCGGCGCTGGACAAGGTCGGAGTTCCGGCTGAAACGGCGCCGCTCGCGCTCTTAAGGCCGCTGACGGGATCCGGATCGCTGGCGTTTGTCGTCGAACTGATGCGGCAACACGGCGCGGACTCCCTCGTCGCCCGAATCGCCTCGACCGTGCAGGGAAGCACGGAGACGACGCTCTACGTCATCACGGTTTATCTCGGCGCCGTGGGCATCCGAAACGGCCGGTACGCGCTGAAAGTCGGGCTGATGTCGGATGTGGTCGGTTTTTTCGCGTCCGTCTGGATTTGCCGATGGGTTTTCGGGCCGACTTGA